A genomic window from Prinia subflava isolate CZ2003 ecotype Zambia unplaced genomic scaffold, Cam_Psub_1.2 scaffold_63_NEW, whole genome shotgun sequence includes:
- the SLC25A11 gene encoding mitochondrial 2-oxoglutarate/malate carrier protein has product MSDHPRGCEAGPHHRPITVPCGATAPLHPVGQYRCLPCAPSPGDPVTCSTLTQSSAPRAGPPPPCRAGAPRRRTGAAPPPSHLGAPPVPDPAPPPRPRYHGPAEMAAAPAAERPKTSPKSVKFLFGGLAGMGATVFVQPLDLVKNRMQLSGAGAKGREYRTSLHALGSILRHEGLRGIYTGLSAGLLRQATYTTTRLGIYSVLLERFGGADGTPPPFLAKAAMGMTAGAAGAFVGTPAEVALIRMTADGRLPPGERRGYQNVFDALVRMAREEGVLTLWRGCIPTMARAVVVNAAQLASYSQSKQFLLDSGHFRDDILCHFCASMISGLVTTAASMPVDIVKTRIQNMRTIDGKPEYRNGLDVLLKVVRYEGFFSLWKGFTPYYARLGPHTVLTFIFLEQMNKWYQRLFLSA; this is encoded by the exons ATGAGTGACCACCCCCGTGGCTGTGAGGCTGGGCCACACCATCGCCCCATCACTGTCCCCTGTGGAGCCACGGCACCCTTGCATCCTGTAGGACAGTATCGCTGCCTCCCTTGCGCTCCATCTCCAGGTGATCCTGTCACTTGCAGCACCCTGACACAG AGCAGCGCTCCCCGCGCGGGGCCCCCGCCCCCGTGCCGCGCAGGCGCCCCGCGCAGGCGCACTGGCGCCGCGCCCCCCCCGAGTCACCTTGGGGCGCCGCCGGTGCCGGACCCCGCGccccccccgcgcccccggtACCACGGCCCGGCCGAGatggcggcggcgccggcggccGAGAGGCCCAAGACCTCCCCGAAATCCGTCAAGTTTCTCTTCGGCGGCCTGGCCGG GATGGGGGCTACAGTCTTTGTGCAGCCCCTGGACCTGGTGAAGAACCGGATGCAgctgagcggggccggggccaaGGGCCGCGAGTACCGGACATCTCTGCACGCCCTGGGGTCCATCCTGCGCCACGAGGGGCTGAGGGGCATCTACACGGG GCTATCAGCTGGGCTTCTGCGCCAGGCCACCTACACCACCACCCGCCTGGGCATCTACAGCGTCCTCCTGGAGCGTTTTGGGGGGGCTGATGGGACTCCCCCTCCGTTCTTGGCCAAGGCAGCCATGGGCATGACggccggggctgcaggggccTTTGTGGGGACCCCGGCTGAGGTGGCCCTGATCCGCATGACAGCTGATGGCAG GCTGCCCCCCGGCGAGCGCCGCGGGTATCAGAACGTGTTCGACGCTCTCGTGAGGATGGCAAGGGAGGAGGGGGTGCTGACGCTGTGGAGG GGCTGTATCCCCACCATGGCCCGTGCCGTGGTGGTCAACGCCGCCCAGCTCGCCTCGTACTCCCAATCCAAACAGTTCCTGCTCGACTCTG GGCATTTCCGTGACGACATCCTGTGCCACTTCTGCGCCAGCATGATCAGCGGGTTGGTGACCACGGCTGCCTCCATGCCCGTCGACATCGTCAAGACCCG GATCCAGAACATGAGGACGATTGATGGGAAGCCCGAGTACCGCAATGGGCTG GACGTGCTGCTGAAGGTGGTGCGCTACGAGGGCTTCTTCAGCCTCTGGAAGGGCTTCACCCCCTACTACGCCCGCCTGGGCCCTCACACCGTGCTCACCTTCATCTTCCTTGAGCAGATGAACAAGTGGTACCAGCGGCTCTTCCTCAGTGCCTGA
- the PFN1 gene encoding profilin-1: MSGWAPYVETLLADGTCQDAAIVGYRDTPAVWAAAPGKTFANITPAEVAALVGPERGPLLVQGLTLGGLRCSVIRDSLLVEGEHSMDLRTKGAAGAPTFNITAAITNKTIVLAMGKEGVHGGCVNKKCYEMANHLRRSQY, translated from the exons atgaGCGGGTGGGCGCCCTACGTGGAGACGCTGCTGGCGGACGGCACCTGCCAGGATGCCGCAATCGTCGGCTATCGCGACACCCCCGCCGTCTGGGCCGCCGCCCCCGGCAAGACCTTCGCCAATATCACG CCAGCGGAGGTGGCGGCACTGGTGGGCCCCGAGCGGGGGCCGCTGCTGGTGCAGGGGCTGACGCTGGGGGGGCTGCGCTGCTCCGTCATCCGGGACTCGCTGCTGGTGGAGGGGGAGCACAGCATGGACCTGCGCACCAAGGGCGCCGCCGGAGCGCCCACCTTCAACATCACGGCTGCCATCACCAACAAGA CCATCGTGCTGGCCATGGGCAAGGAGGGCGTCCACGGCGGCTGTGTCAACAAGAAGTGCTACGAGATGGCCAATCACCTGCGGCGCAGCCAGTACTGA
- the CAMTA2 gene encoding calmodulin-binding transcription activator 2, producing the protein MSGKDPPEVSERSHLKVFLPRKLVECLPKCPVLPKEQLRWNTNEEIASYLITFEKHDEWLSCSPKTRPQNGSVILYNRKKVKYRKDGYCWKKRKDGKTTREDHMKLKVQGVECLYGCYVHSSIVPTFHRRCYWLLQNPDIVLVHYLNVPAMEECGCPCAPPLCAGAPPICAAAADPREWLKWSQEELVAQLRPMFHGVKWGCGNGGAPPGLSLEQLVQHVLERHQARPAPRTHACLCARGLGTPRHKCGSTKHRIISPKVERGAGGAVPGDPPKPAPSSPDTTQPSPGLGGGTAPPEGPRAPPFPPAAGLPLLVVASLGGGAAPGGPEQPLGLTPSQHLVTPEGTCPTAPPPPAAFDPDCFLNSPRRGQTYGCEAEAPPGAPPPPPAAPPKLEEEEEEEEEEGKQGAVPQDPLCELSAAPLPQPPFPLPFPELLVGDAGVPPSPREPPHTPHLPPSPTSPPSEPPVTITDFSPEWSYPEGGVKVLITGPWGDPGAYSCLFDRTSVPAALVQPGVLRCYCPPHEAGVAALRVACPPRLLSAAAPFEYRARGAARGPPGAQLDWLALDEAQFRLSILERLEQLETRLGALPPPAPLLPPRGAPSETPPEQGPGSSFEARVVAVCEAMMARPGWPGTPRGTPGTSVLPHGATFRGMTLLHLAAAQGYAGLVEALRRWRVLAVDSLELEQEIDPLNVDHFSCTPLMWACALGHREAAERLCRWDRRALAVPDTLGRLPLALARARGHLALVSRLEELQMSPASPRCHLPGLRVPSPLSASPDTGLSTASSLSSPSGLSEGPGSVPLPPGPPGPSEDESWGVAVPPSPPEDTLALPSDTLLQAEVVTLARQIIEATPERIKQEAPGGPPGALAAAGGTPGTPGPAGPAGLGAAMAWLATYLESVDRPPAPPHRAEVASRGSPGVPERPPPPSAAGWAEFLNASGGARGEGGAVALLTLSDQEQHELYEAARLVQGAFRKYRGRRLKEQQELAAAVIQRCYRKYKQFALFQRMTQAAILIQSKFRSYAEQKRFQRRRRAAVLIQQRFRSLRQHRSTFLTLTQDQAARKIMRFLRRCHHRMEELKQNKEVESLQTRGLAS; encoded by the exons GAGATCGCCTCGTACCTCATCACCTTTGAAAAACACGACGAGTGGCTCTCGTGCTCCCCAAAAACCAG GCCGCAGAACGGGTCGGTGATCCTGTACAACCGGAAGAAGGTCAAGTACCGCAAGGACGGGTACTGCTGGAAGAAACGCAAGGATGGGAAGACGACACGCGAGGACCACATGAAGCTGAAGGTGCAGGGGGTGGAG TGCCTCTACGGCTGCTACGTCCACTCCTCCATCGTCCCCACCTTCCACCGCCGCTGCTACTGGCTGCTGCAG AACCCCGACATCGTGCTGGTGCACTACCTGAACGTGCCGGCCATGGAGGAGTGCGGCTGCCCCTGCGCCCCCCCGCTCTGCGCCGGGGCCCCCCCGATctgcgccgccgccgccgacCCCCGCGAGTGGCTCAAGTGgtcccaggaggagctggtggcCCAGCTGCGCCCCATGT tCCATGGGGTGAAGTGGGGCTGCGGGAACGGGGGAGCccccccagggctgtccctggagcagctggtgcAGCACGTCCTGGAGAGGCACCAGGCCCGGCCGGCCCCCCGCACCCACGCCTGCCTCTGCGCCCGGGGGCTGG GAACCCCCCGCCACAAGTGCGGCAGCACCAAGCACCGCATCATCTCCCCCAAAGTGGAGCGGGGCGCCGGGGGGGCTGTGCCGggggacccccccaaacccgccccctcctcccctgaCACCACCCAGCCCTCCCCGGGCCTGGGCGGGGGCACGGCACCCCCCGAGGGGCCCCGAGCCCCCCCGTTTCCCCCCGCGGCCGGGCTGCCGCTCCTGGTGGTGGCCAGCCTGGGGGGGGGCGCGGCGCCGGGGGGGCCCGAGCAGCCGCTGGGCCTGACCCCCAGCCAGCACCTGGTGACCCCCGAGGGGACCTGCCCCaccgcgccgccgcccccggctGCCTTCGACCCCGACTGCTTCCTCAACAGCCCCCGGCGCGGGCAGACCTACGGCTGCGAGGCCGAGGCGCCCCCCggcgcgccgcccccgcccccggccgcgCCCCCGAaactggaggaagaggaggaggaggaggaagaggaggggaaacAGGGCGCCGTTCCCCAGGACCCCCTCTGTGAACTCAGCGCCGcccccctgccacagccccctttccctctgcccttccccGAGCTCCTGGTGGGGGACGCGGGGGTCCCCCCGAGCCCGCGCGAGCCCCCCCACACTCCCCACCTGCCCCCTTCCCCCACGAGCCCCCCCAGCGAGCCCCCCGTGACCATCACCGACTTCTCCCCGGAGTGGTCGTACCCTGAG GGTGGGGTGAAGGTGCTGATCACGGGCCCGTGGGGGGACCCCGGTGCCTACTCCTGCCTCTTCGACCGCACCTCGGTTCCGGCCGCGCTGGTCCAGCCGGGCGTCCTGCGCTGCTACTGCCCCC CCCACGAGGCCGGAGTGGCCGCCCTGCGCGTGGCCTGTCCCCCCCGGCTGCTCTCGGCCGCCGCCCCTTTCGAGTACCGGGCCcggggggcggcgcggggccccCCCGGGGCACAGCTGGACTGGCTGGCGCTGGATG AGGCCCAGTTCCGTCTGTCCATCCTGGAGcgcctggagcagctggagacaCGGCTCGGGGCCCTGCCCCCCCCTGCACCCCTTCTGCCCCCGCGGGGAGCCCCCTCCGAGACCCCCCCCGAGCAG GGGCCGGGCTCCTCCTTCGAGGCGCGGGTGGTGGCCGTCTGCGAGGCCATGATGGCGCGGCCGGGCTGgccggggacaccgcgggggACGCCGGGGACATCGGTGCTGCCACACGGGGCCACGTTCCGCGGCATGACCCTGCTGCACCTGGCGGCCGCCCAGGGCTACGCCGGCCTGGTGGAGGCTCTTCGGCGCTGGcg ggtgctggcagttgacagcctggagctggagcaggagatcGACCCCCTGAACGTGGACCATTTCTCCTGCACCCCTCTG ATGTGGGCGTGTGCCCTGGGGCACCGGGAGGCGGCAGAGCGGCTGTGCCGCTGGGACCGGCGGGCGCTGGCCGTCCCCGACACCCTGGGGCGGCTGCCGCTGGCCCTGGCACGTGCCCGTGGCCACCTGGCCCTGGTCAGCCGCCTGGAAGAGCTGCAGATGTCACCGGCGTCCCCGCGCTGTCACCTGCCTGGCCTGCGCGTCCCCTCCCCGCTCTCCGCCAGTCCCGACACAG ggctgagcacgGCCAGCAGCCTGTCGTCCCCGTCGGGGCTCTCGGAGGGTCCTGGCTCCGTCCCGCTGCCCCCTGGCCCCCCTGGTCCCTCCGAGGACGAGAGCTGGGGGGTGGCagtgccccccagcccccctgaGGAcaccctggccctgccctccGACACCCTGCTGCAG GCCGAGGTGGTGACGCTGGCGCGGCAGATCATCGAGGCCACCCCCGAGCGCATCAAGCAGGAGGCACCGGGGGGGCCCCCGGGGGCGCTGGCAGCGGCAGGGGGGACCCCGGGCACGCCGGGGCCGGCCGGGCCAGCGGGGCTTGGTGCCGCCATGGCCTGGCTGGCCACCTACCTGGAGAGTGTTGACCGTCCCCCCGCGCCTCCCCACAG GGCCGAGGTGGCCTCACGAGGGTCCCCGGGGGTCCCCGAGCGGCCGCCCCCGCCTTCGGCTGCGGGCTGGGCTGAGTTCCTGAACGCCTCGGGGGGGGCCCGGGGCGAGGGGGGGGCCGTGGCCCTGCTGACCCTCAGTGACCAGGAGCAGCACGAGCTCTACGAGGCCGCGCGCCTGGTGCAGGGCGCTTTCCGCAAGTACCGG GGCCGGaggctgaaggagcagcaggagctggctgccGCCGTCATCCAGCGTTGCTACCGCAAGTACAAACAG TTCGCGCTGTTCCAGCGGATGACGCAGGCCGCCATCCTGATCCAGAGCAAGTTCCGGAGCTACGCGGAGCAGAAGCGATTCCAGCGGCGCCGGCGCGCGGCCGTGCTGATCCAGCAGCGCTTCCGCAGCCTCCGCCAGCACCG GAGCACCTTCCTCACCCTCACGCAGGACCAGGCAGCCCGGAAGATCATGAGGTTCCTGCGGCGCTGCCACCACCG GATGGAGGAGCTGAAGCAGAACAAGGAGGTGGAGAGTTTACAGACGCGGGGCCTGGCCTCGTGA
- the SPAG7 gene encoding sperm-associated antigen 7 has product MTHDAGDVAVARRHASPRRKMAELDLLGSILSSMERPPAAADGETRRRAREQAARMKKLQEQEKRQKVEFRKRMEQEVSQFIQATGEPRRRFQPMNKIERSILHDVAEVAGLTSFSFGDDEDSRYVMVFKKEFAPSDEELEAYRRGEEWDPARAEERRRLRELAAQQEEAELERGPAPPGPPNDYKDKYRHLIGSDAAKAAARTMEANKAYGCVPVANKRDTRSIEEAMNEIRAKKRLRQAEDEGGAGGGPGGPCP; this is encoded by the exons ATGACGCACGACGCCGGGGACGTGGCCGTCGCGCGGCGTCACGCATCGCCCCGTCGCAAGATGGCGGAGCTGGACCTGCTGGGCTCCATCCTGAGCTCCATGGAGCGGCCGCCCGCCGCAGCCGATGGCGAGACGCGGCGCCGGGCGCGGG AACAAGCTGCTCGCATGAAGAAGCTGCAGGAGCAAGAGAAGCGCCAGAAGGTCGAGTTCAGAAAGAGG ATGGAGCAAGAGGTGTCCCAGTTCATCCAGGCCACCGGGGAGCCCCGGCGCCGGTTCCAACCCATGAACAAGATTGAGAGGAGCATCCT GCACGACGTGGCGGAGGTGGCTGGCCTGACGTCCTTCTCTTTCGGGGACGACGAGGACAGTCGCTACGTCATGGTGTTCAAAAAG GAGTTCGCGCCGTCGGACGAGGAGCTGGAGGCGTACCGGCGAGGGGAGGAGTGGGACCCGGCCCGCGCCGAGGAGCGGCGCCGCCTCCGG gagctggcagcgcagcaggaggaggcggagctggagcgcggccccgcccccccgggcccccccaACGACTACAAGGACAAATATCGGCACCTGATCGGCTCGGACGCCGCCAAGGCCGCTGCCCGCACCATGGAGGCCAACAAGGCGTACGGCTGCG tGCCGGTGGCCAACAAGAGGGACACGCGCTCCATCGAGGAGGCCATGAACGAGATCCGGGCCAAGAAGCGGCTGCGGCAGGCGGAGGACgagggcggggccggggggggccCCGGGGGGCCCTGCCCGTga
- the PSMB6 gene encoding proteasome subunit beta type-6, which yields MTFALPVRAQERPHQGPPVRHADAEAAVEQRLQALPPPGGPRDPRPGLLGGHRGWPLRRWRCRKARAKMAAVTVWEPRAGPGPAGPHREWTAEPVSTGTTIMAVEFDGGVVIGADSRTTTGSYIANRVTDKLTPVHDRIFCCRSGSAADTQAVADAVAYQLAFHSVELEEPPRVRTAARLFQQSCYRYREELSAGIIVAGWDPRRGGQVYVVPMGGLLLRQPFAVGGSGSSYIYGFLDATFQPGMSRSQCQEFVARALALAMVRDGSSGGVIRLAAITEDGVERTVLAGSDLPWGDGGPPV from the exons ATGACGTTTGCTCTGCCGGTCCGTGCACAGGAACGCCCCCACCAGGGTCCTCCCGTCCGACATGCGGATGCGGAGGCTGCGGTTGAGCAGCGCCTCCAGGCGCTGCCGCCCCCGGGGGGGCCCCGCGACCCCCGGCCCGGGCTCCTGGGGGGGCACCGGGGATGG CCCTTGCGGCGGTGGCGCTGCCGTAAAGCGCGGGCGAAGATGGCGGCGGTGACGGTGTGGGagccgcgggccgggccgggccctgccggGCCGCACCGGGAATGGACGGCGGAGCCCGTCAGCACCGGC ACCACCATCATGGCCGTGGAGTTCGATGGAGGCGTCGTCATCGGGGCCGACTCCCGGACCACTACCGG GTCCTACATTGCCAACCGTGTGACAGACAAGCTGACCCCTGTCCACGACCGCATCTTTTGCTGCCGCTCGGGCTCGGCGGCCGACACGCAGGCGGTGGCCGACGCCGTGGCCTACCAGCTGGCCTTCCACAG cgtggagctggaggagccgCCGCGGGTGCGCACGGCCGCCCGCctcttccagcagagctgctacCGGTACCGTGAGGAGCTCAGCGCCGGCATCATTGTAGCTGGCTGGGACCCGCGGCGGGGGGGACAG gtgTACGTGGTGCCGATGGGAGGGCTCCTCCTGCGCCAGCCCTTCGCTGTGGGAGGCTCAGGCAGCTCCTACATCTACGGATTCCTGGACGCCACATTCCAGCCCGGCATGAGCcgctcccagtgccaggaatTCGTTGCCCGTG CACTGGCCCTGGCCATGGTGCGAGACGGCTCCAGCGGCGGCGTCATCAGGCTGGCAGCCATCACAGAGGACGGTGTGGAGCGGACAGTCCTGGCCGGCTCCGACCTGCCCTGGGGCGATGGTGGCCCCCCTGTCTGA